DNA from Desulfuromonas sp. AOP6:
ACGAGATCAACGCCATCCGCAAACACCTGTCGGACATCAAGGGCGGTCGTCTGGCGCGGGCCATCGCCCCGGCTCGCTGTCTGAGCTTTATCCTTTCCGACGTGGTCGGCGACCGCCTCGACGCCATCGCTTCCGGCCTGACCAGCCCTGACCACACGACCTTTGCCGACTGCCTGGAGATCCTGAATAAATACGATATCGCCGGCGAAATTCCCGCGAAAGCGCTGGCCGTCCTGCAAAGAGGCGCCGCCGGCGAACTGAAGGAGACTCCCAAGCCGGGCGATGCCATTTTTGACCGCGTGGCCAACATTTTGATCGGCAGTAACTATGTCAGCCTGCTGGCCGCCCGTGACGCCGCCAGACAATGGGGCTACCACACGACCATCCTCACCTCCCAGGTGAGCGGCGAGGCCCGTGAATGGGCCAAGGTGCTGGTAGGGATCGGCAAGGACATCCGCAAGGCCAGTGTACTCAGCCGCAAACCGGCCTGCATTATCGCCGGCGGCGAAACCACCGTGACCCTGCGCGGAAAAGGCAAGGGTGGACGCAACCAGGAGATCGCCCTGGCAGCCCTGGCGGAGATGCAGCAGGACCCGGAAAACTGTCTCGGCCTCTACCTGCTGTCGGCCTCCACCGACGGCAACGACGGCCCCACCGAGGCCGCCGGCGCCTTCGCCGCCGTCGAACTGCTGGCGGATGCGGAGCAAAAGGGGCTCTCCGTCGGCGCCTTTCTACGCGACAACGATGCCTACACCTTCTTCGACCAGATCGACGGCCTGCTGAAGACGGGGCCGACCAATACCAACGTCTGCGACCTGCAGATCCTCATCGTTACGGAATAGCCCTCAGGGGCGGATGAAGGAATAGGGATAGCTCAGGTGGTCCGCATAGGTGCCGGCCAGAATCGCGGCGGCGTCCTCGGCGAAGACCCGTTCCTCGTTGGCCGGCACCACAAAGACCTTGACCGGCGAATCGTCTCGGGTGATGGTCGTTTCCCCCGGCATGGCCACGGCGGAACGGTTGCGCTGGGAATCAAGGTGAATGCCTAAAAACTCCATGTCCGCCAGGATGCGCTCCCGGCTGATCCACTCAAGGTCCCCCGCCCCCGCGGTAAAAACAATGGCGTCTACGCCGCCCAACGCGCTCATGTAGGCGCCAATGTACTTGCGCAACCGGTAGGTTTCCATGCGGAGTGCGAGTTGACAGCGCTCATCGCCGTCCACCACGGCAGCCAGCACATCGCCGCGTTCGCTGAAGCGACCGGTGATTCCTCGCAAGCCGCATTCGAGATTGAGAATGCTGTCCATCTCCCGCGGTGAATAGCCGCCCCGGGTCATGACATAGGGGAGGATACCGGCATCGATATCGCCGCAACGCGTGCCCATGATGGCCCCTTCCAGAGGCGTCATGCCCATGCTGGTGTCGACGGAGAGGCCCCGGCGGATGGCACAGAGGGAAACGCCGCGATCGACGTGGATGGTGATGAGATTGCATGTGCCCGGATCCTTGCCAAGGCGCACGGCCGCCCTCTTGGACATATAAAGGTGCGAGGGGCCATGAAAGCCATAGCGGCGCACCTGGTGCTTTTCGTACCATTCGTAGGGAAGAGGATAGATGAAAGCGGTCGGGCTCAGTGTTTGATGAAAGGCGGTGTCGAACACGGCCACCTGGGGAACGTCGGACAGTAGAGCGATGGCCGCTTCAATGCCGGCGATGTTCGGCTCATTGTGCAGGGGCGCCAGCCGGCGCAGGTCTTTAATGGCTGCCAGCACGTCGCCATCGATCTGCACCGAACGGGTAAAACGGTCGCCGCCATGGGCGACGCGATGGCTTATGGCCCCGAGATGTTCCCCCTCCTGCAGCACCCCCTGGTCGGCATCGCTGAGCACTTGGAGGATGAGGGACAGGGCTTGGCGATGATCGGAACAGTCCTGAAAGCTGACATGGGTCGGACGACCCGGCACGTTGTGGGTCAGGGTTGTGCCACCGACGGCGACCCGATCCACCTGTCCACGGGCCAAAAGGACCCGGCGACGCCAATCGAAAAGATGATAGCGCACCGAGTAACTCCAGCAGTTCAACGTCAGTATAAACATCTTCCCACTCCTTCCAAAAGCCTAACAGGTGGCACATATATTCCCACATAGCGAATCCAGTGCCAATCTCGCATGATGCTACAAGGGATTCAACGATTTTTTTCAGCGCCCGAAAGTACCGCTAAACCGATTAAGGGAACTGGAATTCCTCCTTCATATCTTTTGATTTTCCGGCAAAAAGCGTCATAATGAAATCATTTAAAGCGCTTAGACTGGAAAGGTCGGTACATGCCCAGAAAACTGATCCG
Protein-coding regions in this window:
- a CDS encoding glycerate kinase encodes the protein MIRATEFKHLNDIFTAALARVDPYRMILNRVRLNGSLLTIDIEDDFIEVDLNDYRQLYVMGTGKATAKMALAFEEILGARIDRGLIAVKYGHTETLNHIETLEAGHPVPDDASVLAGQRMLEMAAAADEKTLVIHLISGGGSALLACPFQGDNRVEGLSLADKQQVTRALLACGATINEINAIRKHLSDIKGGRLARAIAPARCLSFILSDVVGDRLDAIASGLTSPDHTTFADCLEILNKYDIAGEIPAKALAVLQRGAAGELKETPKPGDAIFDRVANILIGSNYVSLLAARDAARQWGYHTTILTSQVSGEAREWAKVLVGIGKDIRKASVLSRKPACIIAGGETTVTLRGKGKGGRNQEIALAALAEMQQDPENCLGLYLLSASTDGNDGPTEAAGAFAAVELLADAEQKGLSVGAFLRDNDAYTFFDQIDGLLKTGPTNTNVCDLQILIVTE
- a CDS encoding acetate kinase, with translation MFILTLNCWSYSVRYHLFDWRRRVLLARGQVDRVAVGGTTLTHNVPGRPTHVSFQDCSDHRQALSLILQVLSDADQGVLQEGEHLGAISHRVAHGGDRFTRSVQIDGDVLAAIKDLRRLAPLHNEPNIAGIEAAIALLSDVPQVAVFDTAFHQTLSPTAFIYPLPYEWYEKHQVRRYGFHGPSHLYMSKRAAVRLGKDPGTCNLITIHVDRGVSLCAIRRGLSVDTSMGMTPLEGAIMGTRCGDIDAGILPYVMTRGGYSPREMDSILNLECGLRGITGRFSERGDVLAAVVDGDERCQLALRMETYRLRKYIGAYMSALGGVDAIVFTAGAGDLEWISRERILADMEFLGIHLDSQRNRSAVAMPGETTITRDDSPVKVFVVPANEERVFAEDAAAILAGTYADHLSYPYSFIRP